Proteins from one Candidatus Methylomirabilota bacterium genomic window:
- the gap gene encoding type I glyceraldehyde-3-phosphate dehydrogenase: MAVRVGVNGFGRIGRVFFRAALTSKDIEVVAVNDLADAKTLGHLLKHDSVHGALNADVSAKGDTIAVDGRKVRVCSVKDPAALPWGEMGVDIVVESTGIFRDKATSSKHLQAGAKKVVITAPAKDPDITVVLGVNEGKYDPAKHELVSNASCTTNCLATVAKVLLDNFGIKRGFASTVHSYTNDQPIQDFPHKDLRRARAGAVSMIPTTTGAATAVGLVLPELKGKLDGIAIRVPTANVSVVDLTAELAKPATADQVNEAFRAAASGPLKGILDATDEELVSVDFNGNPHSSIVDLPSTSVVDGNLVKVLAWYDNEWGYSCRVRDLIRYMAGSL, from the coding sequence ATGGCGGTACGAGTGGGGGTCAACGGATTCGGACGGATCGGACGTGTCTTCTTCCGGGCGGCCCTGACGAGCAAGGACATCGAGGTCGTCGCCGTGAATGACCTCGCCGACGCCAAGACGCTGGGCCATCTGCTCAAGCATGACTCGGTGCACGGCGCCCTCAACGCCGATGTGTCGGCCAAGGGCGACACCATCGCGGTGGACGGCCGCAAGGTCCGGGTGTGCTCGGTGAAGGACCCCGCCGCCCTGCCGTGGGGCGAGATGGGCGTGGACATCGTGGTGGAGTCCACCGGCATCTTCCGCGACAAGGCCACGTCGTCGAAGCATCTTCAGGCCGGCGCGAAGAAGGTCGTCATCACCGCCCCCGCCAAGGACCCTGACATCACGGTGGTGCTCGGGGTCAACGAGGGCAAGTACGACCCAGCCAAGCACGAGCTCGTCTCGAACGCCTCGTGCACCACGAATTGCCTGGCGACCGTGGCCAAGGTCCTGCTCGACAACTTCGGGATCAAGCGCGGCTTCGCCTCGACCGTCCACTCCTACACGAACGATCAGCCGATCCAGGACTTTCCCCACAAGGATCTCCGGCGCGCCCGTGCGGGCGCGGTGAGCATGATCCCCACCACCACCGGCGCGGCCACTGCCGTGGGGCTGGTGCTGCCCGAGCTCAAGGGCAAGCTGGACGGGATCGCCATCCGCGTGCCCACCGCCAACGTCTCGGTGGTGGACCTCACCGCCGAGCTGGCGAAGCCCGCGACGGCGGATCAGGTGAACGAGGCCTTCCGCGCCGCCGCGAGCGGGCCGCTCAAGGGCATTCTCGACGCCACCGACGAGGAGCTGGTGTCCGTGGACTTCAACGGCAATCCCCACTCCTCGATCGTGGATCTGCCCTCCACCTCGGTGGTGGACGGCAACCTCGTGAAGGTCCTGGCCTGGTACGACAACGAGTGGGGTTATTCCTGCCGCGTGCGGGACCTCATCCGCTACATGGCCGGATCGCTGTAG